The Drosophila subpulchrella strain 33 F10 #4 breed RU33 chromosome 4, RU_Dsub_v1.1 Primary Assembly, whole genome shotgun sequence genome has a window encoding:
- the LOC119555453 gene encoding transcriptional activator cubitus interruptus isoform X3: protein MDAYALPTYFPLAYSELQFLASRRAAAVAAAATVLPVSPCINHVHTTDVSSSVGVSSMIQTVEASDSHKTATSVQPPICNGNTLLANTSGHHQNHQHQHVHSLNVTGQPHAHEFHPAYRIPGYMEQLYSLQRNSSTTSFHDPYVNCASAFHLAGLGLGSGDFLGSRGLGSLGDLHHAAVAAAAAGSLASTDFHFSIDGNRRLSSPRPPGGSIRASISRKRALSSSPYSDSFDINSMIRFSPNSLATIMNGSRGSSAASGSYGHISASAINPMSHAHSTLAPRLQQIQAHLLRASAGLLNPMTTQQAAATGFTMSHAASAAALSLNDVHANLNDLPGQITPSSTARVVTGEHKLGAALSQNNFDDGNHRNRQQKNTVSEQPSSTSGSVAQVEADSASSHLSDRCYNHTANKTRSIAGDVKTSSRCEEFINCGSASTPLNEYDCANADTTDIKDEPGDFIETNCHWRSCCIEFITQDELVKHINNDHIQTNKKAFVCRWENCTRGEKPFKAQYMLVVHMRRHTGEKPHKCTARNPIRANIRVAARRLVMRAIEQSTKIVLTAMRNRTFVKLLAARNVTPTQVLCVNMLKQFMVLSSMQIKNIRACH from the exons ATATTCTGAACTGCAGTTTCTAGCATCCAGGCGAGCTGCTGCCGTGGCTGCCGCGGCAACAGTTTTACCAGTATCTCCATGCATTAACCACGTACACACAACAGACGTTTCCAGCTCAGTTGGAGTTTCATCTATGATTCAAACGGTTGAAGCTTCCGATTCCCATAAAACAGCAACGTCAGTTCAACCACCCATATGTAATGGAAACACTCTTCTTGCTAATACTTCTGGTCACCATCAAAATCATCAGCATCAACACGTTCATAGTTTAAATGTTACTGGACAGCCTCATGCACATGAGTTTCACCCAGCCTATAGAATCCCCGGATATATGGAACAATTGTATTCTCTTCAACGAAATAGTTCAACTACATCATTTCATG ATCCTTACGTCAATTGTGCGTCAGCTTTCCACCTTGCGGGACTAGGTTTGggatcaggagattttttggGCTCCCGAGGATTGGGCTCCCTAGGTGACCTCCATCATGCGGCTGTAGCAGCAGCGGCTGCGGGATCTCTCGCCAGTACAGATTTTCACTTTAGCATTGATGGCAACAGGCGATTAAGTAGTCCTCGGCCGCCAGGCGGTAGTATTCGTGCAAGCATCAGCCGCAAACGAGCCCTTTCCTCATCGCCTTATTCGGATTCGTTTGACATCAATTCAATGATTAGATTTTCACCAAACTCCTTGGCCACAATTATGAATGGCTCTCGAGGAAGCAGCGCGGCAAGTGGTTCATATGGTCACATTTCAGCTAGTGCCATTAATCCCATGTCTCATGCACATTCAACATTGGCACCACGTCTACAACAGATACAAGCTCATTTGTTGCGTGCAAGTGCAGGTCTTTTAAACCCGATGACTACACAACAAGCAGCTGCCACCGGGTTTACTATGAGCCACGCTGCAAGCGCTGCCGCCTTAAGCCTAAATGACGTTCATGCTAATCTAAACGATTTACCTGGACAAATAACACCATCGTCAACAGCAAGAGTAGTTACTGGTGAACATAAACTGGGGGCAGCACTCTCG CAAAACAACTTTGATGACGGAAACCATAGAAATCGACAGCAGAAAAACACTGTGTCTGAGCAGCCCTCATCAACATCGGGTAGCGTGGCCCAAGTGGAAGCGGACAGTGCATCATCGCATTTGTCTGACCGTTGTTATAACCACACAGCAAACAAAACCAGAAGTATTGCTGGAGATGTAAAAACAAGCAGCCGCTGTGAAGAGTTTATTAATTGTGGATCAGCGTCGACTCCATTGAATGAATATGATTGTGCCAACGCTGATACGACGGATATTAAGGATGAACCTGGAGATTTTATAGAAACAAATTGTCATTGGCGAAGCTGTTGCATTGAATTTATTACGCAAGATGAACTTgttaaacatataaataacgACCATATCCAAACCAATAAAAAAGCTTTTGTCTGTCGATGGGAAAATTGTACCCGTGGtgaaaaaccatttaaagcGCAGTACATGTTAGTTGTGCATATGCGTCGTCATACCGGCGAAAAGCCACATAAATGCACA GCGAGAAACCCTATACGTGCGAATATCCGGGTTGCAGCAAGGCGTTTAGTAATGCGAGCGATCGAGCAAAGCACCAAAATCGTACTCACAGCAATGAG AAACCGTACATTTGTAAAGCTCCTGGCTGCACGAAACGTTACACCGACCCAAGTTCTTTGCGTAAACATGTTAAAACAGTTCATGGTGCTGAGTTCtatgcaaataaaaaacataaggGCTTGCCACTAA
- the LOC119555453 gene encoding transcriptional activator cubitus interruptus isoform X2, protein MEKETGFYGYSELQFLASRRAAAVAAAATVLPVSPCINHVHTTDVSSSVGVSSMIQTVEASDSHKTATSVQPPICNGNTLLANTSGHHQNHQHQHVHSLNVTGQPHAHEFHPAYRIPGYMEQLYSLQRNSSTTSFHDPYVNCASAFHLAGLGLGSGDFLGSRGLGSLGDLHHAAVAAAAAGSLASTDFHFSIDGNRRLSSPRPPGGSIRASISRKRALSSSPYSDSFDINSMIRFSPNSLATIMNGSRGSSAASGSYGHISASAINPMSHAHSTLAPRLQQIQAHLLRASAGLLNPMTTQQAAATGFTMSHAASAAALSLNDVHANLNDLPGQITPSSTARVVTGEHKLGAALSQNNFDDGNHRNRQQKNTVSEQPSSTSGSVAQVEADSASSHLSDRCYNHTANKTRSIAGDVKTSSRCEEFINCGSASTPLNEYDCANADTTDIKDEPGDFIETNCHWRSCCIEFITQDELVKHINNDHIQTNKKAFVCRWENCTRGEKPFKAQYMLVVHMRRHTGEKPHKCTFEGCFKAYSRLENLKTHLRSHTGEKPYTCEYPGCSKAFSNASDRAKHQNRTHSNEKPYICKAPGCTKRYTDPSSLRKHVKTVHGAEFYANKKHKGLPLNDANSRFHRDSGQGRHNLQEHNIDSSPCSEDLQMGKLIGMSSPSIKSESDGSSPHHQLVNGVRASDCFLTYSPDGAAEHIALDDGWNCDDDVDVADLPIVLRAMVNIGTGNSSASTVGGGVVSRQRFRSRLQTKGINSSTVMLGNIPESNRTIGISELNQRITELKMEPGTTCDITVPMPLNTGMGGFPEDLSQNQSNITFNKQSFPTASGFLQGHFRRDSQNSTASTYYGSMQSRRSSQSSQVSSISTMRPGPSYNTATASFYDPISPGCSRRSSQMSNAANSYALTSTSGLTPINKDSNAHCSPNASINKPSFGFYNNSLPPPPSSHLIATNLKHLQATDSGSCYQNPTGGRFSIPSFMQSLHLGNNGPVEEVEIDKGMPNNILRRQSEPLPNISLNTVANVPRLNSPLQNLQIPIGKTRNINITYSSNENSLRKGPCHVPMKAEMTMTSEQHPNERINLDEVEELILPDEMLQYLNLVKDDQNYMEKEDAGIKSIVPEIITSNDNRLLLKSNSNPINKQIILPTSNFDVSIDIQPNTSNLSTHKGHTMTTTGGLISQRDTSMGAVPHQQEQTKCSSFPQETDKTLNIDIGFKQQQTPLSTYHRQITKSNQNEIIDSSMTSLPDLNVVPTFSRIDSGNVSKLNRDQNNEIQCGIISQSQMSPSININNDGKISTLENQPLTYSNSNTQKTVGASNTSSMQSDTYQRTLEYVQSCQNWVETNNTSADQIQGLSGVQSNNILWPDVSSSTHPYSGTNMVINDMTTSLTSLLEENRYLQMMQ, encoded by the exons ATATTCTGAACTGCAGTTTCTAGCATCCAGGCGAGCTGCTGCCGTGGCTGCCGCGGCAACAGTTTTACCAGTATCTCCATGCATTAACCACGTACACACAACAGACGTTTCCAGCTCAGTTGGAGTTTCATCTATGATTCAAACGGTTGAAGCTTCCGATTCCCATAAAACAGCAACGTCAGTTCAACCACCCATATGTAATGGAAACACTCTTCTTGCTAATACTTCTGGTCACCATCAAAATCATCAGCATCAACACGTTCATAGTTTAAATGTTACTGGACAGCCTCATGCACATGAGTTTCACCCAGCCTATAGAATCCCCGGATATATGGAACAATTGTATTCTCTTCAACGAAATAGTTCAACTACATCATTTCATG ATCCTTACGTCAATTGTGCGTCAGCTTTCCACCTTGCGGGACTAGGTTTGggatcaggagattttttggGCTCCCGAGGATTGGGCTCCCTAGGTGACCTCCATCATGCGGCTGTAGCAGCAGCGGCTGCGGGATCTCTCGCCAGTACAGATTTTCACTTTAGCATTGATGGCAACAGGCGATTAAGTAGTCCTCGGCCGCCAGGCGGTAGTATTCGTGCAAGCATCAGCCGCAAACGAGCCCTTTCCTCATCGCCTTATTCGGATTCGTTTGACATCAATTCAATGATTAGATTTTCACCAAACTCCTTGGCCACAATTATGAATGGCTCTCGAGGAAGCAGCGCGGCAAGTGGTTCATATGGTCACATTTCAGCTAGTGCCATTAATCCCATGTCTCATGCACATTCAACATTGGCACCACGTCTACAACAGATACAAGCTCATTTGTTGCGTGCAAGTGCAGGTCTTTTAAACCCGATGACTACACAACAAGCAGCTGCCACCGGGTTTACTATGAGCCACGCTGCAAGCGCTGCCGCCTTAAGCCTAAATGACGTTCATGCTAATCTAAACGATTTACCTGGACAAATAACACCATCGTCAACAGCAAGAGTAGTTACTGGTGAACATAAACTGGGGGCAGCACTCTCG CAAAACAACTTTGATGACGGAAACCATAGAAATCGACAGCAGAAAAACACTGTGTCTGAGCAGCCCTCATCAACATCGGGTAGCGTGGCCCAAGTGGAAGCGGACAGTGCATCATCGCATTTGTCTGACCGTTGTTATAACCACACAGCAAACAAAACCAGAAGTATTGCTGGAGATGTAAAAACAAGCAGCCGCTGTGAAGAGTTTATTAATTGTGGATCAGCGTCGACTCCATTGAATGAATATGATTGTGCCAACGCTGATACGACGGATATTAAGGATGAACCTGGAGATTTTATAGAAACAAATTGTCATTGGCGAAGCTGTTGCATTGAATTTATTACGCAAGATGAACTTgttaaacatataaataacgACCATATCCAAACCAATAAAAAAGCTTTTGTCTGTCGATGGGAAAATTGTACCCGTGGtgaaaaaccatttaaagcGCAGTACATGTTAGTTGTGCATATGCGTCGTCATACCGGCGAAAAGCCACATAAATGCACA TTTGAAGGCTGTTTTAAGGCATACTCACGCTTGGAAAACCTAAAAACTCATTTACGGTCGCATACAGGCGAGAAACCCTATACGTGCGAATATCCGGGTTGCAGCAAGGCGTTTAGTAATGCGAGCGATCGAGCAAAGCACCAAAATCGTACTCACAGCAATGAG AAACCGTACATTTGTAAAGCTCCTGGCTGCACGAAACGTTACACCGACCCAAGTTCTTTGCGTAAACATGTTAAAACAGTTCATGGTGCTGAGTTCtatgcaaataaaaaacataaggGCTTGCCACTAAACGATGCCAACTCTCGGTTCCACAGAGACAGTGGTCAAGGTCGGCATAACCTCCAAGAGCATAATATTGACTCAAGCCCTTGCAGCGAAGACCTGCAGATGGGAAAACTTATAGGCATGTCTAGTCCCAGCATTAAATCTGAATCTGATGGAAGTTCGCCACATCACCAGTTGGTAAATGGAGTACGAGCTTCAGactgttttttaacatattcaCCCGATGGTGCCGCCGAACATATAGCTTTAGATGACGGCTGGAATTGTGACGATGACGTAGACGTGGCTGACCTACCAATTGTCTTGCGTGCTATGGTAAATATTGGCACCGGAAATTCGTCGGCCTCGACTGTTGGAGGTGGTGTTGTTTCAAGGCAACGATTCAGGAGTCGTTTGCAAACTAAAGGTATAAACTCTAGTACGGTTATGCTTGGTAACATTCCCGAAAGCAATCGCACCATTGGAATTAGTGAACTTAACCAGCGTATAACAGAACTCAAGATGGAGCCTGGTACCACTTGTGATATTACAGTTCCAATGCCCCTGAATACGGGTATGGGAGGGTTTCCAGAAGACCTATCACAAAATCAATCAAATATAACATTCAATAAGCAAAGCTTTCCCACCGCATCCGGTTTTCTGCAAGGACATTTTCGTCGCGATAGTCAAAACTCCACTGCAAGCACATATTATGGTAGTATGCAAAGTCGCCGTAGTAGTCAATCATCACAGGTGTCTTCAATATCTACAATGCGCCCAGGCCCTTCGTACAACACAGCCACAGCTTCCTTCTATGATCCAATTTCCCCAGGATGCTCACGACGCTCTAGCCAAATGTCAAATGCAGCCAACTCCTACGCCCTTACTTCAACATCAGGATTGACTCCAATAAACAAGGACTCGAACGCACACTGCAGCCCAAATGCTTCTATTAATAAACCGAGTTTTGGTTTTTACAATAACAGTCTTCCTCCACCTCCATCGTCTCATTTAATTGCCACCAATTTGAAGCACCTGCAGGCGACAGACTCTGGGAGTTGTTATCAGAACCCAACTGGCGGCCGATTTTCCATTCCCAGTTTTATGCAATCTCTACATTTAGGCAACAACGGACCGGTTGAGGAGGTTGAAATTGATAAAGGAATGCCTAACAATATATTACGACGTCAATCTGAGCCATTGCCAAACATAAGTTTGAATACAGTAGCTAATGTTCCTCGCTTAAATAGCCCACTTCAAAATTTGCAAATTCCCATTGGAAAGACTAGGAACATAAATATAACATACTCTAGTAACGAGAATAGTTTAAGAAAAGGACCATGCCATGTTCCAATGAAGGCTGAAATGACTATGACCAGTGAGCAGCATCCAAATGAGAGAATAAATTTGGATGAAGTTGAAGAGCTTATACTTCCTGATGAGATGCTTCAGTACTTAAATTTGGTGAAGGACGATCAAAATTATATGGAGAAAGAAGATGCAGGTATCAAGTCAATTGTACCTGAAATCATAACATCAAACGACAACCGATTACTTTTAAAGTCAAATTCAAAtccaataaataaacaaattatactACCGACTTCCAACTTTGATGTCTCAATAGATATACAACCAAATACATCAAACTTGTCAACGCATAAAGGGCATACAATGACAACAACTGGGGGCTTAATTAGCCAGAGAGATACGAGTATGGGAGCTGTGCCACACCAGCAGGAGCAAACTAAATGCAGTTCCTTTCCCCAAGAGACAGATAAAACTTTAAATATTGATATTGGTTTCAAGCAACAGCAGACCCCATTATCAACCTATCACCGACAGATAACTAAATCAAATCAGAATGAAATCATTGACTCATCAATGACAAGCTTGCCAGATCTAAATGTAGTTCCAACATTTTCAAGAATAGACTCAGGAAATGTTTCCAAACTAAATAGAGACCAAAATAACGAGATTCAATGTGGCATCATAAGCCAGTCTCAAATGTCTCCTTctataaacataaataatgATGGCAAGATTTCCACATTAGAGAATCAACCCTTAACTTATTCAAATTcaaacacacaaaaaacaGTTGGTGCGAGTAATACGAGTTCAATGCAGTCAGATACATACCAGCGTACTTTAGAATACGTACAAAGTTGTCAAAACTGGGTGGAGACAAACAATACATCTGCTGATCAAATTCAAGGATTGTCTGGAGTGCAATCAAATAATATATTGTGGCCTGATGTTAGCAGTTCTACACATCCATATTCCGGGACAAATATGGTGATCAACGATATGACAACATCCCTGACATCTTTGTTGGAGGAGAATAGGTATCTTCAAATGATGCAGTAG
- the LOC119555453 gene encoding transcriptional activator cubitus interruptus isoform X1 — MDAYALPTYFPLAYSELQFLASRRAAAVAAAATVLPVSPCINHVHTTDVSSSVGVSSMIQTVEASDSHKTATSVQPPICNGNTLLANTSGHHQNHQHQHVHSLNVTGQPHAHEFHPAYRIPGYMEQLYSLQRNSSTTSFHDPYVNCASAFHLAGLGLGSGDFLGSRGLGSLGDLHHAAVAAAAAGSLASTDFHFSIDGNRRLSSPRPPGGSIRASISRKRALSSSPYSDSFDINSMIRFSPNSLATIMNGSRGSSAASGSYGHISASAINPMSHAHSTLAPRLQQIQAHLLRASAGLLNPMTTQQAAATGFTMSHAASAAALSLNDVHANLNDLPGQITPSSTARVVTGEHKLGAALSQNNFDDGNHRNRQQKNTVSEQPSSTSGSVAQVEADSASSHLSDRCYNHTANKTRSIAGDVKTSSRCEEFINCGSASTPLNEYDCANADTTDIKDEPGDFIETNCHWRSCCIEFITQDELVKHINNDHIQTNKKAFVCRWENCTRGEKPFKAQYMLVVHMRRHTGEKPHKCTFEGCFKAYSRLENLKTHLRSHTGEKPYTCEYPGCSKAFSNASDRAKHQNRTHSNEKPYICKAPGCTKRYTDPSSLRKHVKTVHGAEFYANKKHKGLPLNDANSRFHRDSGQGRHNLQEHNIDSSPCSEDLQMGKLIGMSSPSIKSESDGSSPHHQLVNGVRASDCFLTYSPDGAAEHIALDDGWNCDDDVDVADLPIVLRAMVNIGTGNSSASTVGGGVVSRQRFRSRLQTKGINSSTVMLGNIPESNRTIGISELNQRITELKMEPGTTCDITVPMPLNTGMGGFPEDLSQNQSNITFNKQSFPTASGFLQGHFRRDSQNSTASTYYGSMQSRRSSQSSQVSSISTMRPGPSYNTATASFYDPISPGCSRRSSQMSNAANSYALTSTSGLTPINKDSNAHCSPNASINKPSFGFYNNSLPPPPSSHLIATNLKHLQATDSGSCYQNPTGGRFSIPSFMQSLHLGNNGPVEEVEIDKGMPNNILRRQSEPLPNISLNTVANVPRLNSPLQNLQIPIGKTRNINITYSSNENSLRKGPCHVPMKAEMTMTSEQHPNERINLDEVEELILPDEMLQYLNLVKDDQNYMEKEDAGIKSIVPEIITSNDNRLLLKSNSNPINKQIILPTSNFDVSIDIQPNTSNLSTHKGHTMTTTGGLISQRDTSMGAVPHQQEQTKCSSFPQETDKTLNIDIGFKQQQTPLSTYHRQITKSNQNEIIDSSMTSLPDLNVVPTFSRIDSGNVSKLNRDQNNEIQCGIISQSQMSPSININNDGKISTLENQPLTYSNSNTQKTVGASNTSSMQSDTYQRTLEYVQSCQNWVETNNTSADQIQGLSGVQSNNILWPDVSSSTHPYSGTNMVINDMTTSLTSLLEENRYLQMMQ; from the exons ATATTCTGAACTGCAGTTTCTAGCATCCAGGCGAGCTGCTGCCGTGGCTGCCGCGGCAACAGTTTTACCAGTATCTCCATGCATTAACCACGTACACACAACAGACGTTTCCAGCTCAGTTGGAGTTTCATCTATGATTCAAACGGTTGAAGCTTCCGATTCCCATAAAACAGCAACGTCAGTTCAACCACCCATATGTAATGGAAACACTCTTCTTGCTAATACTTCTGGTCACCATCAAAATCATCAGCATCAACACGTTCATAGTTTAAATGTTACTGGACAGCCTCATGCACATGAGTTTCACCCAGCCTATAGAATCCCCGGATATATGGAACAATTGTATTCTCTTCAACGAAATAGTTCAACTACATCATTTCATG ATCCTTACGTCAATTGTGCGTCAGCTTTCCACCTTGCGGGACTAGGTTTGggatcaggagattttttggGCTCCCGAGGATTGGGCTCCCTAGGTGACCTCCATCATGCGGCTGTAGCAGCAGCGGCTGCGGGATCTCTCGCCAGTACAGATTTTCACTTTAGCATTGATGGCAACAGGCGATTAAGTAGTCCTCGGCCGCCAGGCGGTAGTATTCGTGCAAGCATCAGCCGCAAACGAGCCCTTTCCTCATCGCCTTATTCGGATTCGTTTGACATCAATTCAATGATTAGATTTTCACCAAACTCCTTGGCCACAATTATGAATGGCTCTCGAGGAAGCAGCGCGGCAAGTGGTTCATATGGTCACATTTCAGCTAGTGCCATTAATCCCATGTCTCATGCACATTCAACATTGGCACCACGTCTACAACAGATACAAGCTCATTTGTTGCGTGCAAGTGCAGGTCTTTTAAACCCGATGACTACACAACAAGCAGCTGCCACCGGGTTTACTATGAGCCACGCTGCAAGCGCTGCCGCCTTAAGCCTAAATGACGTTCATGCTAATCTAAACGATTTACCTGGACAAATAACACCATCGTCAACAGCAAGAGTAGTTACTGGTGAACATAAACTGGGGGCAGCACTCTCG CAAAACAACTTTGATGACGGAAACCATAGAAATCGACAGCAGAAAAACACTGTGTCTGAGCAGCCCTCATCAACATCGGGTAGCGTGGCCCAAGTGGAAGCGGACAGTGCATCATCGCATTTGTCTGACCGTTGTTATAACCACACAGCAAACAAAACCAGAAGTATTGCTGGAGATGTAAAAACAAGCAGCCGCTGTGAAGAGTTTATTAATTGTGGATCAGCGTCGACTCCATTGAATGAATATGATTGTGCCAACGCTGATACGACGGATATTAAGGATGAACCTGGAGATTTTATAGAAACAAATTGTCATTGGCGAAGCTGTTGCATTGAATTTATTACGCAAGATGAACTTgttaaacatataaataacgACCATATCCAAACCAATAAAAAAGCTTTTGTCTGTCGATGGGAAAATTGTACCCGTGGtgaaaaaccatttaaagcGCAGTACATGTTAGTTGTGCATATGCGTCGTCATACCGGCGAAAAGCCACATAAATGCACA TTTGAAGGCTGTTTTAAGGCATACTCACGCTTGGAAAACCTAAAAACTCATTTACGGTCGCATACAGGCGAGAAACCCTATACGTGCGAATATCCGGGTTGCAGCAAGGCGTTTAGTAATGCGAGCGATCGAGCAAAGCACCAAAATCGTACTCACAGCAATGAG AAACCGTACATTTGTAAAGCTCCTGGCTGCACGAAACGTTACACCGACCCAAGTTCTTTGCGTAAACATGTTAAAACAGTTCATGGTGCTGAGTTCtatgcaaataaaaaacataaggGCTTGCCACTAAACGATGCCAACTCTCGGTTCCACAGAGACAGTGGTCAAGGTCGGCATAACCTCCAAGAGCATAATATTGACTCAAGCCCTTGCAGCGAAGACCTGCAGATGGGAAAACTTATAGGCATGTCTAGTCCCAGCATTAAATCTGAATCTGATGGAAGTTCGCCACATCACCAGTTGGTAAATGGAGTACGAGCTTCAGactgttttttaacatattcaCCCGATGGTGCCGCCGAACATATAGCTTTAGATGACGGCTGGAATTGTGACGATGACGTAGACGTGGCTGACCTACCAATTGTCTTGCGTGCTATGGTAAATATTGGCACCGGAAATTCGTCGGCCTCGACTGTTGGAGGTGGTGTTGTTTCAAGGCAACGATTCAGGAGTCGTTTGCAAACTAAAGGTATAAACTCTAGTACGGTTATGCTTGGTAACATTCCCGAAAGCAATCGCACCATTGGAATTAGTGAACTTAACCAGCGTATAACAGAACTCAAGATGGAGCCTGGTACCACTTGTGATATTACAGTTCCAATGCCCCTGAATACGGGTATGGGAGGGTTTCCAGAAGACCTATCACAAAATCAATCAAATATAACATTCAATAAGCAAAGCTTTCCCACCGCATCCGGTTTTCTGCAAGGACATTTTCGTCGCGATAGTCAAAACTCCACTGCAAGCACATATTATGGTAGTATGCAAAGTCGCCGTAGTAGTCAATCATCACAGGTGTCTTCAATATCTACAATGCGCCCAGGCCCTTCGTACAACACAGCCACAGCTTCCTTCTATGATCCAATTTCCCCAGGATGCTCACGACGCTCTAGCCAAATGTCAAATGCAGCCAACTCCTACGCCCTTACTTCAACATCAGGATTGACTCCAATAAACAAGGACTCGAACGCACACTGCAGCCCAAATGCTTCTATTAATAAACCGAGTTTTGGTTTTTACAATAACAGTCTTCCTCCACCTCCATCGTCTCATTTAATTGCCACCAATTTGAAGCACCTGCAGGCGACAGACTCTGGGAGTTGTTATCAGAACCCAACTGGCGGCCGATTTTCCATTCCCAGTTTTATGCAATCTCTACATTTAGGCAACAACGGACCGGTTGAGGAGGTTGAAATTGATAAAGGAATGCCTAACAATATATTACGACGTCAATCTGAGCCATTGCCAAACATAAGTTTGAATACAGTAGCTAATGTTCCTCGCTTAAATAGCCCACTTCAAAATTTGCAAATTCCCATTGGAAAGACTAGGAACATAAATATAACATACTCTAGTAACGAGAATAGTTTAAGAAAAGGACCATGCCATGTTCCAATGAAGGCTGAAATGACTATGACCAGTGAGCAGCATCCAAATGAGAGAATAAATTTGGATGAAGTTGAAGAGCTTATACTTCCTGATGAGATGCTTCAGTACTTAAATTTGGTGAAGGACGATCAAAATTATATGGAGAAAGAAGATGCAGGTATCAAGTCAATTGTACCTGAAATCATAACATCAAACGACAACCGATTACTTTTAAAGTCAAATTCAAAtccaataaataaacaaattatactACCGACTTCCAACTTTGATGTCTCAATAGATATACAACCAAATACATCAAACTTGTCAACGCATAAAGGGCATACAATGACAACAACTGGGGGCTTAATTAGCCAGAGAGATACGAGTATGGGAGCTGTGCCACACCAGCAGGAGCAAACTAAATGCAGTTCCTTTCCCCAAGAGACAGATAAAACTTTAAATATTGATATTGGTTTCAAGCAACAGCAGACCCCATTATCAACCTATCACCGACAGATAACTAAATCAAATCAGAATGAAATCATTGACTCATCAATGACAAGCTTGCCAGATCTAAATGTAGTTCCAACATTTTCAAGAATAGACTCAGGAAATGTTTCCAAACTAAATAGAGACCAAAATAACGAGATTCAATGTGGCATCATAAGCCAGTCTCAAATGTCTCCTTctataaacataaataatgATGGCAAGATTTCCACATTAGAGAATCAACCCTTAACTTATTCAAATTcaaacacacaaaaaacaGTTGGTGCGAGTAATACGAGTTCAATGCAGTCAGATACATACCAGCGTACTTTAGAATACGTACAAAGTTGTCAAAACTGGGTGGAGACAAACAATACATCTGCTGATCAAATTCAAGGATTGTCTGGAGTGCAATCAAATAATATATTGTGGCCTGATGTTAGCAGTTCTACACATCCATATTCCGGGACAAATATGGTGATCAACGATATGACAACATCCCTGACATCTTTGTTGGAGGAGAATAGGTATCTTCAAATGATGCAGTAG